A DNA window from Mucilaginibacter xinganensis contains the following coding sequences:
- a CDS encoding YdcF family protein yields MKKIKNYCRLSLAILLIFCVVNSMAQAGFNKNYHFLRSDNLVADKDFYLLTVLDHSPAVKSVIEGDAYFKQLFADRLALLKSHATDTCTHPLSLVGGFKYSKEDSVQLAENISSLYKSHQAIFDQMINNHLRPSGYYQRFADLSNADLLLKAWGQYVYGINYIINQFGLGKKMRYPRIDTASYVVSSRYYRTVMKDMFSLLDEQANGIKLFYQPSLVVAMHLMDANDRDEPARFEPMEQNDNKAAVAKIKTTQWNKYPYAAIVIPGNGPELYTTPVSPDNKIHCDAAAARYLKGMAPFIITSGGYCYPFRGPYCEAIEMKKYLMKKFGIPGDAIIIDPHARHTTTNFRNADRLIIRYGMPTDKPSLFITSKSQHDSVMKDTFDKRNMHELGYLPYRDKKSISNHDVVFYPVYESLHMDPLDPLDP; encoded by the coding sequence ATGAAGAAAATAAAAAATTATTGCCGGTTATCCCTGGCAATACTGCTGATTTTTTGTGTTGTTAACAGCATGGCGCAGGCCGGTTTTAATAAAAACTACCACTTCCTGCGTTCGGATAATTTGGTGGCCGATAAAGATTTTTACCTGCTCACCGTATTAGACCATTCACCTGCCGTTAAATCAGTTATTGAAGGCGATGCTTATTTTAAGCAATTATTTGCCGACCGGTTGGCTTTGCTAAAAAGCCATGCAACAGATACCTGTACGCACCCGTTATCGTTAGTTGGCGGGTTTAAATACAGTAAGGAAGATTCTGTGCAATTGGCCGAAAATATTAGCTCCTTATATAAAAGCCACCAGGCGATATTTGATCAAATGATTAACAACCATTTGCGCCCGTCAGGATACTACCAGCGCTTTGCCGACCTAAGCAATGCCGACCTGCTTTTAAAAGCCTGGGGACAATACGTTTATGGCATAAACTATATTATCAACCAGTTTGGCCTCGGCAAAAAAATGCGTTACCCCCGCATCGATACTGCCAGCTACGTAGTTTCCAGCCGTTATTATCGAACAGTGATGAAGGATATGTTTTCGTTGCTTGATGAACAAGCAAACGGAATAAAGCTCTTTTATCAGCCATCGCTGGTTGTCGCCATGCATTTGATGGATGCCAATGACCGTGATGAGCCGGCCCGGTTTGAGCCGATGGAGCAAAACGATAATAAGGCAGCTGTTGCTAAAATTAAGACGACCCAATGGAATAAGTACCCATACGCGGCAATCGTGATACCGGGTAACGGCCCCGAGTTATATACCACCCCCGTAAGCCCGGATAACAAAATCCATTGCGATGCTGCCGCCGCGCGTTACCTCAAAGGAATGGCCCCCTTTATTATTACCAGCGGTGGGTATTGCTATCCGTTCCGCGGCCCGTATTGCGAAGCCATCGAGATGAAGAAATACCTGATGAAAAAATTTGGCATCCCCGGCGATGCAATTATTATTGATCCTCACGCGCGCCATACCACAACCAATTTCAGGAATGCCGATCGCTTAATTATCCGTTACGGCATGCCGACCGATAAGCCGTCCCTGTTTATTACCAGTAAAAGCCAGCACGACAGTGTAATGAAGGATACTTTTGATAAAAGAAACATGCATGAGCTGGGATATTTACCTTACCGGGATAAAAAAAGTATTTCGAATCATGATGTTGTTTTTTACCCGGTTTATGAAAGTTTGCACATGGACCCTTTAGATCCGTTAGATCCATAG
- a CDS encoding SusC/RagA family TonB-linked outer membrane protein, which yields MQNFYRIRHSNSLLKGITTGILPLILTTLLIFTFVIPASATEGQTINNTRISIMAEDLSIKAIFNIIESKTTFIIGYDNTVDVTKRASLHVINKTVSQVLQQILKDYRGTISQVDEYHVLIRVEKAPAAPKMPVTVQPIQVKITGTVVDEKDLPLPGVSVYEKTSRKGTATDANGKYTVTAEQGATLVFSFVGYASQEVVVGNQTEINIRLKPAANILNEVVAIGYQTVRKSDFTGAVASVKANELNLSAPTVGQALVGKVAGVQISQITGAPYQSTKISVRGVGSINASSDPLYVIDGYAAGNDLFINPEDIESIDILKDAASAAIYGSRAAGGVVLITTKHGAKQNSKGKFEYDYQAGINQLAKKVDLLNADQFAQLVIDGRNNSYHDLWVTTGHTWNDAMYSDPNATRIANVGNAASVSIPATLYNFTSQTPIHQTINTDWQKELYRNALAQSHNLSFTGNSNGTAYYLSAGYQDQPGIMLGTGQQKINLRANVDGTIGTKLKAGANISFTQNTNQETQDGRWDHSPAFGALIYMPFLPAYNADGSIATNVAAAQSTAYGYQSIENPIATATLIKINRVGDRATYNAHANYTITTGLTFNASLGMQTYAENYNYYLPTSISNGANPPYSSQSIAAAKAIRQTIDYRDQLGEFTLNYTKQLGKNHFDGVVGYTAQKTVNNVLTVQGTGFQNDNVPNITGAAPSQITLITSSPPEGVQATGDQTYTLLSYLARVNYNYDSRYFLSASFRTDGSSRFGATNRYASFPSVSAGWNLSDEKFYHGWLGDQSTVKLRASWGLSGNNNIGNYNTQRVYGSPQNVVFGTGSLSSALTAGNIKDANLGWESTSQFNFGADLGLLKGRLFIIANYYLSKSYNLLFNEPISAVSGSSTILTNLGSGSKVSNKGFDIQVDGKAIATNDFSLNISGNISINRNKVLGLSGNNTVITNGAERSYLTSITETGQPIGMFYGYQVAGMVTAADLGNIAADRANYNSTTHSYPAGYKIVGPPISTFSTTPLQAGDLYFKDVNGDGVINSKDAGIIGNPYPKFTYGFAISATYKNFYFSSAFAGSYGNQVLDGQDYYLYNMEGSGNQYADVAEHYRNAANPGNGSVYRASRGSTQSNSTRLSTFYLQDGSFLRNTNMTLGYNIKSAFITRNLGLTGLKIYGAVNNAFTITKYKGYNPEVNYDYTYAGSQGANLAPGIDYGVYPLVRSYNMGVKATF from the coding sequence ATGCAAAATTTTTATCGAATCAGGCATTCAAATTCGCTATTAAAGGGGATAACCACAGGAATATTGCCCTTAATTTTAACCACCCTGTTAATATTCACTTTTGTGATCCCGGCCTCCGCAACAGAAGGTCAAACCATTAATAATACCCGGATCTCCATCATGGCCGAGGATTTGTCAATAAAGGCGATTTTTAATATCATCGAAAGCAAGACAACATTTATTATTGGGTATGACAATACCGTGGACGTTACGAAACGTGCGTCACTACACGTTATTAACAAAACCGTAAGCCAGGTTTTGCAGCAGATATTAAAAGACTACCGGGGAACGATTAGCCAGGTAGATGAATACCATGTGCTGATAAGAGTTGAAAAAGCGCCTGCAGCGCCAAAGATGCCCGTAACGGTTCAGCCGATCCAGGTCAAGATTACAGGTACCGTTGTTGATGAGAAAGACCTCCCGCTCCCAGGGGTAAGTGTTTATGAAAAAACGTCGCGCAAAGGAACAGCTACGGATGCAAATGGGAAATACACCGTGACTGCTGAACAGGGCGCAACCTTGGTGTTCTCATTTGTTGGGTATGCCAGCCAGGAAGTAGTTGTGGGTAACCAAACTGAGATTAATATCAGGTTGAAGCCTGCCGCCAATATTCTTAACGAAGTAGTGGCAATTGGTTATCAAACTGTGCGTAAAAGCGATTTTACCGGGGCAGTTGCCAGTGTGAAGGCCAATGAACTGAACTTGTCGGCGCCTACCGTAGGGCAAGCGCTTGTTGGTAAAGTGGCGGGCGTACAGATTTCTCAAATAACCGGTGCGCCTTATCAAAGCACCAAAATCAGCGTACGCGGCGTGGGCTCAATCAATGCCAGTTCCGACCCGCTTTATGTAATTGACGGATATGCCGCAGGTAACGATTTGTTCATCAATCCGGAAGATATTGAATCGATTGATATATTAAAAGATGCGGCGTCGGCGGCTATTTACGGTTCTAGGGCGGCAGGTGGCGTGGTACTGATTACCACAAAGCATGGCGCTAAACAAAATTCAAAAGGCAAGTTTGAATATGACTACCAGGCGGGTATTAACCAGCTGGCAAAAAAGGTTGATCTTTTAAATGCAGATCAATTTGCTCAATTGGTAATTGACGGTCGCAATAATTCATACCATGACCTTTGGGTAACCACAGGCCATACCTGGAACGATGCCATGTATTCCGATCCTAACGCCACCCGTATTGCAAACGTAGGTAATGCGGCTTCGGTAAGCATCCCCGCGACATTGTATAATTTTACTTCACAAACGCCCATTCATCAAACCATTAATACCGACTGGCAAAAAGAATTGTACCGTAACGCGCTGGCGCAAAGCCACAACCTGTCGTTCACAGGCAATTCAAATGGTACGGCCTATTATTTGAGCGCCGGCTACCAGGACCAGCCGGGCATTATGCTGGGTACCGGTCAGCAAAAAATTAACCTGCGGGCTAATGTCGATGGTACCATCGGCACAAAGCTTAAAGCAGGGGCAAATATATCGTTTACACAAAACACCAACCAGGAAACCCAGGATGGGCGGTGGGACCACAGCCCCGCTTTTGGGGCACTGATTTATATGCCGTTTTTACCTGCGTATAATGCTGATGGCAGCATAGCCACAAACGTAGCGGCCGCGCAATCCACGGCATATGGTTATCAATCAATTGAAAACCCCATTGCCACCGCTACGCTGATAAAAATAAATCGCGTGGGCGACAGGGCCACTTATAACGCGCACGCCAACTATACCATTACAACTGGACTTACCTTTAATGCCAGCCTAGGCATGCAAACCTATGCCGAAAATTATAACTACTACCTGCCCACCAGTATCAGTAACGGTGCAAACCCGCCTTACTCATCCCAATCGATAGCCGCAGCAAAAGCCATCCGCCAAACAATTGATTACAGGGACCAACTAGGTGAGTTTACGCTGAATTATACAAAGCAATTGGGGAAGAACCATTTTGACGGTGTGGTAGGTTATACCGCACAAAAAACGGTTAATAATGTACTCACCGTACAGGGAACAGGCTTTCAGAATGATAATGTTCCAAATATCACCGGTGCCGCCCCAAGCCAGATCACATTAATAACCAGCAGCCCGCCCGAAGGCGTGCAGGCAACCGGTGACCAAACTTATACCCTGCTATCATACCTGGCAAGAGTAAACTATAATTACGACAGCAGGTATTTCCTTTCGGCTTCCTTCCGTACCGATGGTTCATCACGCTTTGGTGCAACAAACCGTTATGCTTCTTTTCCTTCCGTGTCGGCCGGCTGGAACCTGTCAGACGAGAAGTTTTACCATGGCTGGCTTGGTGATCAATCAACTGTTAAGCTACGTGCAAGCTGGGGCCTGAGTGGTAATAACAATATAGGCAATTACAATACCCAGCGCGTTTATGGCTCGCCGCAAAACGTTGTGTTCGGCACCGGCTCATTATCGTCCGCACTAACCGCCGGCAATATCAAGGATGCCAACCTGGGTTGGGAATCCACCTCCCAGTTTAATTTTGGCGCCGACCTGGGGCTGCTAAAGGGAAGGTTGTTTATTATCGCCAATTATTATCTCAGCAAGTCTTACAATTTATTATTTAATGAGCCTATATCGGCAGTTTCAGGCAGCTCAACTATCCTTACAAATTTAGGGTCGGGGTCAAAAGTAAGTAACAAAGGGTTTGACATCCAGGTTGATGGGAAAGCAATAGCCACTAATGATTTCAGCTTGAATATCAGCGGCAACATCTCAATAAACCGCAATAAGGTGTTAGGTCTCAGCGGTAATAATACAGTGATCACCAACGGTGCCGAACGCTCCTATTTAACCAGCATAACAGAAACAGGCCAGCCAATAGGTATGTTCTATGGCTACCAGGTAGCAGGCATGGTAACTGCAGCTGATCTCGGCAACATTGCTGCTGACCGGGCCAACTACAACTCAACCACCCATTCGTACCCTGCCGGTTATAAAATTGTTGGCCCGCCTATTTCTACCTTTTCAACCACCCCTTTACAGGCAGGCGATCTTTATTTTAAAGATGTTAACGGCGATGGCGTAATTAACAGCAAAGACGCCGGCATCATCGGTAACCCGTATCCGAAGTTTACTTATGGCTTTGCCATCAGTGCAACGTATAAGAATTTTTATTTCAGCTCGGCTTTTGCAGGCTCATACGGCAACCAGGTGCTTGACGGGCAGGATTACTATCTGTACAACATGGAGGGCTCGGGCAACCAGTATGCCGATGTTGCGGAACACTACCGTAATGCCGCCAATCCCGGCAACGGCTCTGTTTACCGGGCCTCACGCGGCAGCACACAAAGTAACAGCACAAGGCTGTCAACCTTTTATTTACAGGATGGCTCGTTTTTACGGAATACCAACATGACTTTAGGCTATAACATCAAATCGGCATTTATAACACGTAATTTGGGTTTAACAGGGCTTAAAATATACGGGGCGGTTAATAATGCCTTCACCATTACCAAATACAAAGGCTATAATCCTGAAGTTAATTATGACTATACCTACGCCGGTTCGCAAGGTGCCAACCTTGCCCCCGGTATTGATTACGGTGTATATCCATTGGTGCGTTCGTATAACATGGGGGTTAAAGCAACTTTTTAA
- a CDS encoding Crp/Fnr family transcriptional regulator, whose amino-acid sequence MDKVNIFDSSFEPALIAEIRQFGELMTFKEGDIIMDYGKYIRMMPIVIKGTLKVLKKDENGKELLLYYLSSSESCSMAYSCCLEAKKSEVKAIAEEDVELVAIPHTKLDEWLCKYPGWKNYIMRSFNERFLELLKSIESIAFHKLDDRLIAYLKEKKRLSGSNLIKVSHYLIADELATSRVVVSRLLKQLENDGKILLYRNEIKLLSDFN is encoded by the coding sequence ATGGATAAAGTAAACATTTTTGATTCTTCGTTTGAGCCCGCCCTTATCGCGGAGATCAGGCAGTTTGGAGAATTAATGACCTTTAAAGAAGGTGATATAATTATGGATTACGGTAAATACATCCGCATGATGCCCATAGTGATCAAGGGAACTTTGAAAGTGCTCAAAAAAGATGAAAACGGGAAGGAGCTACTTTTATATTACCTTTCCAGCAGTGAAAGCTGCTCCATGGCTTATAGCTGCTGCCTTGAAGCCAAAAAAAGTGAAGTAAAGGCTATAGCCGAAGAAGATGTTGAACTCGTAGCAATCCCTCACACCAAGCTGGATGAATGGCTCTGCAAATACCCTGGCTGGAAAAACTACATTATGCGCAGCTTTAACGAGCGTTTCCTGGAGCTGCTAAAATCAATCGAAAGTATTGCTTTTCATAAACTCGATGATCGTTTAATTGCTTACCTCAAAGAAAAAAAGCGTTTATCAGGTTCTAACCTTATAAAAGTATCTCATTACTTAATTGCGGATGAACTGGCCACCTCAAGGGTAGTGGTATCGCGCCTGTTGAAACAGCTGGAAAACGACGGCAAGATCCTCTTGTACCGAAATGAAATAAAGCTTTTAAGCGATTTTAACTAA
- a CDS encoding DUF6958 family protein, translating to MKEPKIQTLHPEIGKQNKTISLEKYETIRSAILEILQTDSLTHTELMEALHARIHTYFTGNAQWYGETVKLDLEARKLIKRSTTKPPVYSLYA from the coding sequence ATGAAAGAGCCCAAAATTCAAACACTGCATCCTGAAATTGGCAAGCAGAATAAAACGATTTCGTTGGAGAAATACGAAACGATAAGGTCGGCGATCCTGGAAATTTTGCAAACTGACAGCCTTACCCATACCGAATTAATGGAAGCGCTTCATGCGCGCATCCACACCTATTTCACAGGCAATGCACAATGGTATGGCGAAACGGTTAAATTAGATCTCGAAGCCCGGAAATTGATTAAAAGGAGCACTACAAAACCACCGGTTTATAGCCTGTATGCCTAA
- a CDS encoding cupin domain-containing protein — translation MKREKFIAAALATAAFPLVAKSFGMLGQTGPGKGFKTDKGAGRLHGHIKLKGVNSNIMDVKVSGTDTNGNMVIFEQTSLSQGRGTPLHIHHAQDEVFYVLEGDYFFRVGDDKYHLSAGDSIFLPMKVPHAWTQVSAKGKMTVIFQPAGKMENFFVTLAGLDHEPDHDELVTLFADNGMQIAGPPLKIE, via the coding sequence ATGAAAAGAGAAAAATTTATTGCGGCAGCACTGGCAACCGCTGCGTTCCCTTTAGTTGCTAAGTCTTTCGGTATGCTGGGTCAAACGGGCCCGGGCAAAGGGTTTAAAACGGATAAGGGTGCGGGAAGGCTGCATGGTCATATTAAATTGAAAGGTGTAAATTCCAATATTATGGATGTTAAAGTATCCGGGACCGACACCAACGGGAATATGGTTATTTTTGAACAAACAAGTCTTTCGCAGGGAAGAGGAACCCCCTTACATATCCATCATGCGCAGGATGAGGTTTTTTACGTTTTGGAGGGGGACTATTTTTTTAGAGTGGGGGATGATAAATACCACCTGTCTGCCGGCGACAGCATTTTCCTGCCGATGAAAGTTCCGCATGCCTGGACCCAGGTTTCAGCGAAAGGAAAAATGACGGTTATTTTTCAACCGGCAGGTAAGATGGAAAACTTTTTTGTTACCCTGGCAGGGTTAGATCATGAACCAGACCATGATGAACTCGTTACGCTTTTTGCAGATAACGGAATGCAGATTGCCGGTCCGCCGTTAAAAATTGAATAA
- a CDS encoding ArsR/SmtB family transcription factor: MDQVEIFKALSNKTRLQILNWLKEPELSFPAQEVYGFADGVCVGQIQLKTGLTQSTVSEYLSTLQRAGLVTATRKGQWTYYKRNDEAFAALSKIIETEI, from the coding sequence ATGGACCAGGTAGAAATTTTTAAGGCGCTTTCAAACAAAACCAGGCTGCAGATATTGAACTGGCTTAAAGAGCCGGAGCTCAGCTTTCCTGCCCAGGAAGTTTATGGTTTTGCCGATGGCGTTTGCGTTGGCCAGATCCAGCTAAAAACAGGCCTTACGCAATCTACCGTATCAGAATATTTGTCTACTTTACAACGGGCCGGGCTGGTGACAGCTACCCGTAAAGGACAGTGGACCTACTACAAAAGGAATGATGAGGCGTTTGCTGCCCTCAGTAAAATTATCGAAACAGAAATTTAA
- a CDS encoding NADH:flavin oxidoreductase, with the protein MNTEGLFRPFSLKSLNIKNRIVMAPMTRSFSPNGIPTANVAAYYRKRAEGEAGLILSEGTVINRVSSSNDANIPHFYGTEALAGWKNVIDEVHQAGGSMGPQIWHMGVMDNHRSGWLPAEPFEGPSGLNRPGFNNGKTMTESDIADTIAAFGQAAADAKSLGFDCVEIHGAHGYLIDQFFWEGTNERTDLYGGKTLPERSRFAIEVIKEVRKRVGDDFAVIIRLSQWKPAAYTYQLAKTPQEMEAWLNPLADAGVDIFHCSQRRFWEPEFEGSDLNFAGWAKKISGKATITVGSVGLNGEFLAAFAGESSQPSSLDELMRRMDRGDFDLVAVGRPLLSDPFWPKKIHEGRTDELKGFTKEALAELVLR; encoded by the coding sequence ATGAATACAGAAGGCTTATTCAGGCCGTTCAGCCTGAAATCATTAAATATAAAAAACCGGATAGTAATGGCGCCTATGACGCGCTCATTTTCGCCAAATGGCATCCCAACAGCTAATGTTGCAGCCTACTATCGTAAAAGAGCAGAGGGAGAAGCGGGCCTGATCCTTTCTGAAGGTACCGTAATTAATCGGGTGTCGTCATCAAACGATGCCAATATTCCCCATTTTTATGGAACGGAAGCACTTGCCGGCTGGAAAAACGTAATTGATGAGGTGCACCAGGCCGGTGGGTCAATGGGCCCGCAGATCTGGCACATGGGTGTTATGGACAACCACCGTTCAGGCTGGCTGCCTGCAGAGCCTTTTGAAGGGCCATCGGGGTTAAACCGCCCGGGATTTAACAATGGCAAAACCATGACTGAAAGTGATATTGCCGATACCATTGCTGCCTTTGGACAAGCCGCTGCAGATGCAAAAAGCCTCGGTTTTGATTGTGTTGAAATACATGGCGCCCATGGTTATTTGATAGACCAGTTTTTTTGGGAAGGTACCAATGAACGCACGGATTTATATGGTGGCAAAACTTTGCCCGAACGCAGCCGCTTTGCGATAGAAGTGATTAAGGAAGTAAGAAAAAGGGTAGGAGACGACTTTGCGGTAATTATACGCCTGTCGCAATGGAAACCGGCCGCTTATACTTATCAGCTTGCTAAAACGCCGCAGGAGATGGAAGCCTGGCTTAACCCGCTGGCCGACGCAGGTGTTGATATTTTCCATTGTTCGCAGCGCAGGTTCTGGGAGCCTGAATTTGAAGGTTCGGACTTGAATTTTGCGGGGTGGGCTAAAAAGATAAGCGGCAAGGCAACCATTACGGTTGGCTCGGTAGGGTTAAACGGCGAATTTTTGGCTGCATTTGCAGGCGAAAGTTCACAGCCAAGTTCGCTTGACGAATTGATGAGAAGAATGGATCGCGGCGATTTTGACCTGGTAGCAGTGGGACGCCCGCTATTGTCTGATCCTTTTTGGCCCAAAAAAATCCATGAAGGGCGCACAGATGAGCTAAAAGGTTTTACCAAAGAAGCGCTTGCCGAATTGGTCTTGAGGTAA
- a CDS encoding RagB/SusD family nutrient uptake outer membrane protein, giving the protein MKNIKFKLLCLAALFVLGSCKKDFLQQNDPDANAIGNSFKTENDVLLAVNGCYSLLRSGNTIGESSDLWTDQRSDDTGTNDNQSNAGEPFGFNNFSLIPTNSYLYTHWLAMYAVISNCNIVLSNIDKVSFANPATKQKYKAEAEFIRALIYFHLVREWGDVPLVTKQLTTTEDIAANTARTKQATVYAQIVTDLKDAANSPLPATQSAGTIGRISLAAVNTLLGQVYLTMATTLDAATKTDNLNNALTYLTNAYNAKTFGRLSDIPYSDVFDVTKKSTCPELIWQIVNIQGDPVYSSSIAANSQAIGETINSQKPSTGVGDNVTHDLVNEYENGDPRMVFSIKYAAASTVKDWYVTKFRDVSSGAGKNGYGGNDWILMRYADVILMLAETNMYLGNNAVATQYLDMVRARAGMPTYEVSSVDPVYSASYPTLKLAILHERRVELAFEHHRWFDLLRTFTTDELVTYFRNKSQANFGSALLSNFTTKDRYYPIPFNETKLDPVKMYQNPGY; this is encoded by the coding sequence ATGAAGAATATAAAATTTAAGTTATTGTGCCTGGCAGCGTTATTTGTCCTGGGCTCATGCAAAAAGGATTTTTTACAGCAAAATGATCCTGACGCCAATGCAATTGGCAATTCCTTTAAAACTGAAAACGATGTTTTACTGGCGGTTAATGGCTGTTACTCTTTATTAAGAAGCGGTAACACAATAGGCGAAAGCAGCGATTTATGGACCGACCAGCGTTCTGATGATACCGGAACCAATGATAACCAATCAAACGCAGGTGAGCCTTTTGGATTCAATAATTTCTCGCTGATACCAACTAACAGTTATTTATATACGCACTGGCTCGCCATGTATGCCGTTATTTCAAACTGTAACATTGTGTTGTCAAATATTGATAAGGTTTCATTTGCTAACCCTGCCACCAAACAGAAATATAAGGCAGAGGCCGAGTTTATAAGGGCGCTGATTTATTTTCACCTGGTGCGCGAATGGGGGGATGTTCCGCTGGTAACCAAACAACTTACCACAACTGAAGACATTGCCGCCAATACCGCCCGGACCAAACAAGCAACGGTGTATGCCCAGATAGTAACTGATTTAAAAGATGCCGCTAATAGCCCGTTGCCGGCTACCCAGTCTGCAGGGACAATAGGCCGTATATCGCTGGCTGCGGTAAACACTTTGCTTGGACAGGTATATTTAACCATGGCAACTACATTGGATGCTGCAACTAAAACCGACAACCTGAACAACGCCTTAACATATCTTACAAACGCTTACAATGCAAAAACCTTTGGACGATTGAGTGATATACCTTACAGTGATGTGTTTGATGTAACTAAGAAATCTACCTGCCCTGAACTTATCTGGCAGATTGTAAATATCCAGGGTGATCCTGTTTACAGCTCAAGCATAGCCGCCAACAGCCAGGCTATAGGCGAAACTATTAATTCGCAAAAGCCATCAACTGGTGTTGGGGATAATGTAACGCACGACTTGGTAAATGAATATGAAAATGGTGATCCCCGTATGGTATTTTCAATTAAATATGCTGCCGCATCAACCGTAAAGGATTGGTATGTAACCAAATTCAGGGACGTAAGTTCGGGTGCCGGTAAGAATGGTTATGGCGGAAATGACTGGATATTGATGCGGTATGCAGATGTTATACTGATGCTGGCCGAAACCAACATGTACCTAGGGAACAATGCCGTTGCCACTCAGTATTTGGATATGGTACGTGCACGGGCAGGTATGCCAACCTATGAGGTTTCATCAGTCGACCCGGTTTACAGCGCCAGTTATCCAACACTGAAGCTGGCCATATTGCATGAACGCCGTGTCGAACTGGCCTTTGAGCATCATCGCTGGTTTGATTTACTAAGGACTTTCACCACCGACGAACTGGTGACTTATTTCCGGAACAAAAGCCAGGCAAACTTTGGCTCAGCGCTGTTGTCAAACTTTACCACCAAAGACAGGTATTATCCTATCCCATTCAATGAAACCAAGTTAGACCCGGTAAAAATGTACCAGAACCCGGGTTATTAA
- a CDS encoding acyltransferase family protein, which yields MTKTPAYLESKSHYEILDGLRGVAALIVVAFHVLETYSGNRFNQIINHGYLAVDFFFLLSGFVVAYAYDDRWGKMTQWDFYKRRLIRLQPMVIVGTIIGAALFYFQASPVFPIIGTTPLWQLLLVMLVGFTMLPLPVSMDIRGWQEMHPLDGPAWSLFFEYIANILYALFIRKFSQKVLAIFVILSALLLIQYLVMGPQGDVIGGWSLNAPQLHIGFARLLYPFFAGVLLCRMGKLIHIKGAFAVCSLLIAIVLAIPRIGGSEHLWMNGVYESFAIIVVFPLIVAIGAGGKITSRFATKVCTFFGSISYPLYITHYPLIYLYTGWVVKNKVPFGYGIWFGLLLFVTSIAIAYASLKLYDEPVREWLRKRFLVKRA from the coding sequence ATGACTAAAACTCCTGCGTATCTTGAATCAAAAAGCCATTATGAAATCCTCGACGGATTGCGCGGGGTAGCTGCCCTGATCGTAGTTGCCTTTCATGTACTCGAAACTTATTCAGGCAACCGCTTTAATCAAATTATCAATCACGGCTATTTAGCGGTCGATTTCTTTTTCCTTTTATCGGGTTTTGTGGTTGCCTATGCGTATGATGACCGATGGGGAAAAATGACCCAGTGGGACTTTTATAAACGCAGGCTCATCCGTTTACAGCCTATGGTTATTGTAGGTACCATTATTGGCGCGGCGCTGTTTTATTTCCAGGCCTCCCCCGTGTTCCCTATAATTGGTACTACACCCCTTTGGCAACTGCTGCTGGTTATGCTGGTAGGTTTTACCATGCTTCCGCTGCCTGTTTCAATGGATATCCGCGGCTGGCAGGAAATGCATCCGCTGGATGGCCCTGCCTGGTCGTTGTTTTTTGAATATATAGCTAATATTCTTTACGCACTTTTTATTCGTAAGTTTTCGCAGAAGGTGCTTGCCATTTTTGTAATCCTGTCTGCATTGCTGCTTATCCAATATTTAGTGATGGGGCCGCAAGGTGATGTTATTGGCGGATGGAGCCTTAACGCACCCCAACTTCATATCGGTTTTGCCCGCTTGCTTTATCCGTTTTTTGCTGGCGTGTTGCTGTGCCGCATGGGTAAACTGATCCATATTAAAGGTGCTTTTGCAGTGTGCAGCTTGCTGATTGCCATTGTCCTGGCCATTCCAAGGATCGGAGGCAGCGAACACCTTTGGATGAATGGCGTATATGAATCATTCGCTATTATAGTTGTGTTTCCGCTTATAGTTGCCATTGGCGCCGGCGGTAAAATAACCAGCAGGTTTGCAACCAAAGTGTGCACTTTTTTTGGCAGTATTTCATATCCGCTTTACATCACCCATTACCCGTTAATTTATCTTTACACCGGCTGGGTGGTAAAAAACAAAGTGCCTTTCGGCTACGGAATTTGGTTTGGACTGTTGTTGTTTGTTACCAGCATTGCCATCGCATATGCATCGCTTAAATTATACGATGAGCCGGTTCGCGAATGGCTGCGCAAACGCTTCCTGGTAAAACGGGCTTAA